In a single window of the Pelagibacterium sp. 26DY04 genome:
- a CDS encoding iron chelate uptake ABC transporter family permease subunit: protein MTAIAEQAQAARRPGVAATNARRLSGLLLAIGVLALVALLSVAVGSRDIPLPTVIDALFAYDDSNDHAIIQSLRLPRTVLGLLVGAALGIAGALIQALTRNPLADPGILGVNAGASFFVLIAVGYLGFTSLDAYIWFAFLGAIVTTIVVYIVGSAGRGGATPISLTLAGVAIGAILGGVSTALTLLNPSAFDRMRHWEAGALSGGSYDAVITVAPFVIVGLVLAGIVARPLNAVALGDDLAKSLGANILRVRVVVVVAVTLLAGGATAAAGPIGFVGLMVPHVARWIVGPDQRWIFAYTVVLAPVLLLVSDIVGRIIMRPGEIQVAIVTAFVGAPVLILLARRRKVSGL, encoded by the coding sequence GTGACCGCCATCGCCGAACAAGCACAAGCCGCGCGCCGGCCCGGAGTCGCCGCGACCAATGCGCGCCGGCTCAGCGGGCTGTTGCTGGCGATTGGCGTTCTGGCGCTGGTGGCGCTCTTGTCGGTCGCGGTCGGCTCGCGCGATATCCCGCTGCCAACGGTTATCGACGCGCTGTTTGCCTATGACGACAGCAACGATCACGCCATCATCCAGTCGCTGCGCCTGCCGCGCACCGTGCTGGGGCTGCTGGTCGGCGCGGCGCTGGGCATCGCCGGGGCGCTGATCCAGGCGCTGACGCGCAATCCCTTGGCCGATCCGGGCATTCTGGGGGTCAATGCGGGGGCGAGTTTCTTCGTTCTGATCGCGGTTGGGTATCTGGGGTTCACCTCGCTCGACGCCTACATCTGGTTTGCGTTCCTTGGAGCGATCGTAACGACAATCGTGGTCTATATCGTCGGCTCGGCGGGGCGGGGCGGCGCGACGCCGATCTCGCTGACGCTGGCGGGCGTCGCGATCGGGGCGATTCTCGGTGGCGTTTCCACGGCGCTCACGCTGCTCAATCCCAGCGCCTTCGACCGCATGCGCCATTGGGAAGCCGGTGCCCTGAGCGGGGGCAGCTATGATGCAGTGATCACCGTGGCGCCCTTCGTGATCGTCGGGCTGGTGCTGGCGGGCATCGTGGCGCGGCCGCTCAATGCCGTGGCGCTGGGGGACGATCTGGCCAAGTCGCTGGGCGCCAATATCCTGCGCGTGCGGGTCGTCGTGGTCGTCGCGGTGACGCTATTGGCCGGCGGCGCGACGGCGGCGGCGGGGCCGATCGGGTTCGTCGGGCTGATGGTACCCCATGTGGCCCGCTGGATCGTGGGACCGGACCAGCGCTGGATTTTTGCCTATACCGTGGTGCTGGCGCCGGTGCTGCTGCTGGTCTCCGATATCGTCGGGCGCATCATCATGCGGCCGGGGGAAATCCAGGTGGCGATCGTCACCGCTTTCGTGGGGGCGCCGGTGCTGATCCTTCTGGCGCGGCGGCGCAAGGTGAGCGGGCTATGA
- a CDS encoding metalloregulator ArsR/SmtB family transcription factor — MVLLSDAQLDTVFHALSDPTRRAMLRSLTAREQSLSELAAPFAMSFPAASKHVRVLEQAGLVRRRVEGRTHICSLEAKPLAAATDWLSFYQTYWSEKFDALDAIFTAELKGE; from the coding sequence ATGGTTTTGCTTTCCGATGCCCAGCTTGATACCGTCTTCCACGCGCTGTCCGACCCGACGCGCCGCGCCATGCTGCGCAGCCTCACGGCGCGCGAGCAGAGCCTTTCCGAACTCGCCGCGCCCTTTGCCATGAGCTTTCCGGCGGCGTCGAAACATGTGCGCGTTCTCGAGCAGGCCGGGCTGGTCCGCCGCCGGGTCGAGGGGCGCACGCATATCTGCTCGCTCGAGGCCAAGCCGCTCGCCGCCGCCACTGATTGGCTGAGCTTTTACCAGACCTATTGGAGCGAGAAGTTCGACGCGCTCGATGCGATCTTTACGGCCGAACTCAAAGGAGAATGA
- a CDS encoding SRPBCC family protein: MSDLPDRFLRMTRRFKAPIERVYQAWLDPNVTRKWLFTSPASDSNETRIHAHVGGKWTVTDVREGVSYTAEGEYLELDPPHRIVFTFGMMQFSPDFDTITVELSQDDNETVMVFTQSGVGIAEELANLPAKPEETSEYGWNLMFIALAQAVET; the protein is encoded by the coding sequence ATGTCCGATCTCCCCGACCGCTTCCTGCGCATGACCCGCCGCTTCAAGGCACCCATCGAGCGCGTCTATCAGGCCTGGCTCGATCCCAACGTCACTCGGAAATGGCTGTTCACCTCGCCAGCCAGCGACTCCAACGAAACCCGGATTCACGCCCATGTCGGTGGCAAGTGGACGGTGACCGATGTGCGCGAAGGCGTCTCCTACACCGCCGAGGGCGAGTATCTCGAACTCGATCCTCCCCACCGCATCGTCTTCACCTTCGGCATGATGCAGTTCTCACCCGATTTCGACACCATCACCGTCGAGCTCTCCCAGGACGACAATGAAACGGTGATGGTCTTCACCCAATCAGGCGTCGGCATCGCCGAGGAATTGGCTAATCTGCCGGCCAAGCCCGAGGAGACCAGCGAATATGGCTGGAACCTCATGTTCATCGCCCTGGCACAGGCTGTAGAGACCTAG
- a CDS encoding VOC family protein, with translation MAKSVTPFLMFEGKAQEALDLYMRVLPNSEVVSMQKYGPEGPGPEGTIMHAIVTLVGQQVMVSDSHVQHAFTFTPSISFWVECNDEAELERLFDELGKGGQVYMPLDHYGFSTRFGWVGDRFGVTWQLNLA, from the coding sequence ATGGCCAAGTCCGTTACGCCGTTCCTCATGTTCGAGGGCAAGGCCCAGGAGGCGCTGGATCTCTATATGCGCGTCCTGCCCAATTCCGAGGTCGTCTCAATGCAGAAATACGGTCCCGAAGGGCCCGGCCCGGAGGGCACCATCATGCACGCCATCGTTACCCTGGTCGGCCAGCAAGTGATGGTGTCCGACAGCCACGTCCAGCACGCCTTCACCTTCACCCCTTCGATCTCGTTCTGGGTCGAATGCAATGACGAGGCCGAGCTCGAACGGCTCTTCGACGAACTCGGTAAAGGCGGTCAGGTCTATATGCCGCTCGACCATTACGGCTTTTCCACCCGCTTCGGCTGGGTCGGCGACCGCTTCGGCGTCACCTGGCAGCTCAACCTCGCGTGA
- a CDS encoding DUF1127 domain-containing protein — translation MEVAMPQHFALAHLINQIGLWRRRIRDRRHLGSLDAHTLRDMGLTCARVAREARRPFWRSIDLRPE, via the coding sequence ATGGAGGTAGCCATGCCCCAGCATTTTGCCTTAGCTCACCTCATAAATCAAATCGGACTCTGGCGCCGGCGTATCCGCGACCGCCGCCATCTGGGCAGCCTCGATGCCCACACGCTCAGGGATATGGGTCTCACTTGCGCCCGTGTCGCCCGGGAAGCGCGGCGGCCCTTCTGGCGGTCGATCGACCTCCGCCCGGAATGA
- a CDS encoding ABC transporter ATP-binding protein, translating to MTGDAKMNQHFDPAIVTAPTRLAAQKATIGYDQRVISTDLSVEIPDKGFTVIVGANACGKSTLLRALSRLIRPSAGEVMLDGKAISQYPAKEVARRLGLLPQTSIAPEGITVADLVARGRYPHQKFIRQWSVEDEKAVMDAMEATRITPLSHRLVDELSGGQRQRVWVAMVLAQQTPMLLLDEPTTYLDIAHQIELLELLRVLNQREGHTVVAVLHDLNHACRYASHIIAMRDGQIVAEGAPADIITAELVEEVFGLPCIIIDDPLAKTPMVIPRGSIPHPAPDTP from the coding sequence ATGACAGGGGATGCCAAGATGAACCAGCATTTCGATCCCGCCATCGTAACCGCGCCCACGCGTCTTGCGGCACAGAAGGCGACGATCGGCTACGACCAGCGGGTGATCTCGACCGACCTGTCAGTGGAAATCCCCGACAAGGGGTTCACGGTGATCGTGGGCGCCAATGCCTGCGGGAAATCGACCCTGCTGCGTGCTCTCTCGCGGCTGATCCGCCCCTCGGCGGGCGAAGTGATGCTCGACGGCAAGGCCATCTCGCAATATCCGGCCAAGGAAGTGGCCCGGCGGCTGGGGCTGTTGCCGCAGACCTCCATCGCGCCAGAGGGGATCACGGTGGCCGATCTCGTGGCGCGGGGCCGTTACCCGCACCAGAAGTTCATCCGCCAATGGTCGGTGGAAGACGAGAAGGCGGTGATGGACGCCATGGAAGCGACCAGGATCACCCCGCTTTCGCACCGGCTGGTGGACGAGCTTTCCGGCGGGCAGCGCCAGCGGGTTTGGGTGGCCATGGTGCTGGCCCAGCAGACGCCCATGCTGCTGCTGGACGAACCCACCACCTATCTCGATATCGCCCACCAGATCGAGCTGCTCGAATTGCTGCGGGTGCTCAACCAGCGCGAGGGACATACGGTGGTGGCGGTGCTGCACGACCTCAACCACGCCTGCCGCTATGCCAGCCACATCATCGCGATGCGCGACGGGCAGATCGTGGCCGAGGGCGCGCCGGCGGACATCATCACCGCCGAACTGGTCGAGGAGGTCTTCGGGCTGCCCTGCATCATCATCGATGACCCGTTGGCGAAAACGCCCATGGTCATTCCGCGCGGCTCGATCCCGCACCCCGCCCCCGACACACCGTAG
- the recJ gene encoding single-stranded-DNA-specific exonuclease RecJ, with the protein MMPTIPAFLNVERSVCGRRWLDRLDPAAARMAGAISQQTGLSEILARIVAGRGVAVEAAEDFITPTIRALMPDPSTLADMDALAARLADAIERRETVGLFGDYDVDGACSVALMVRYLRHFGLNPPTHIPDRIFEGYGPNNAAIDGLIEQGATLVMTLDCGTASHGPIAHARGRGVDVLIVDHHLAPDELPNANALVNPNRRDDISGLGYLCATGVAFMVLVATSRILRERGQGGLPDLMKWLDLVALATVCDVVPLKGLNRAFVVRGIEVMRAGGNVGLSSLAIAARVSGPVNAYHLGFLLGPRINAGGRIGDAGLGARLLAGDDEYEALAIAQRLDELNAERQRIEVAAVEQAVAAAELEIGEGPGPSVLVTASSEWHQGIVGLVAARLKERFDRPAFAIALGPDGGGTGSGRSVPRVDLGAAVVDAVRGGIITKGGGHAMAAGVTLGPGQLGPFRAYLNDTLADDVMAAKAGDGIKIDAALTARGAHPDFVHEFERAGPFGAGNPTPVFAFPAHQIRFADVVGAGGHVRCTVSSGDGANLKAIAFRAAGSPLGDALLKARDGQRLHVAGTLNIDHWQGRETVQLRIIDAAVPG; encoded by the coding sequence ATGATGCCCACGATCCCAGCCTTTCTCAACGTTGAAAGATCGGTCTGCGGCCGGCGATGGCTCGACAGGCTCGACCCCGCCGCCGCCCGCATGGCGGGCGCCATCAGCCAGCAGACGGGGTTATCGGAAATCCTGGCGCGGATCGTGGCCGGACGCGGCGTGGCGGTGGAGGCGGCGGAAGACTTCATCACCCCCACCATACGCGCGCTGATGCCCGACCCTTCAACGCTGGCCGACATGGACGCGCTGGCCGCAAGGCTGGCCGACGCCATCGAGAGGCGGGAGACGGTCGGGCTGTTCGGGGACTATGATGTCGATGGCGCCTGTTCCGTCGCGCTGATGGTGCGCTATCTGCGCCATTTCGGGCTCAACCCGCCCACCCATATCCCGGACCGCATATTCGAGGGTTACGGGCCCAACAATGCAGCGATCGACGGGCTGATCGAGCAGGGCGCCACCCTGGTGATGACGCTCGACTGTGGCACGGCCAGCCACGGTCCGATCGCCCATGCGCGAGGGCGCGGGGTGGACGTGCTGATCGTCGACCATCACCTGGCGCCCGACGAGTTGCCCAACGCAAACGCGCTGGTCAATCCCAACCGCCGCGACGACATATCCGGGCTCGGCTATCTGTGCGCGACGGGCGTGGCGTTCATGGTGCTGGTCGCCACCAGCCGCATCCTGCGCGAGCGCGGGCAGGGCGGCCTCCCCGACCTGATGAAATGGCTGGACCTCGTGGCATTGGCGACGGTGTGCGACGTGGTGCCCCTAAAGGGGCTCAACCGGGCCTTCGTGGTGCGCGGCATAGAAGTGATGCGGGCCGGCGGCAATGTGGGGCTTTCGAGCCTTGCCATCGCGGCGCGGGTTTCGGGGCCGGTCAATGCCTACCATCTCGGTTTCCTGCTCGGGCCGCGGATCAATGCCGGCGGGCGGATCGGGGATGCGGGACTGGGCGCGCGGCTCCTGGCCGGCGACGATGAATATGAGGCGCTGGCGATCGCCCAGCGGCTCGACGAACTCAACGCCGAACGGCAGCGGATAGAAGTTGCGGCGGTGGAACAGGCCGTGGCTGCGGCCGAACTCGAGATCGGCGAAGGGCCGGGGCCCTCGGTGCTGGTGACCGCATCCTCGGAATGGCACCAGGGAATTGTGGGGCTCGTTGCTGCCCGGCTCAAGGAACGGTTCGACCGGCCCGCCTTTGCCATTGCGCTCGGCCCCGATGGCGGTGGGACGGGATCGGGGCGCTCGGTGCCGCGGGTGGATTTGGGTGCGGCGGTGGTCGATGCGGTGCGCGGCGGGATCATCACCAAGGGTGGCGGGCATGCCATGGCGGCGGGCGTGACCCTCGGGCCGGGGCAGTTGGGGCCGTTTCGGGCCTATCTCAACGACACGCTGGCCGACGATGTGATGGCAGCCAAGGCCGGGGATGGGATCAAGATCGACGCGGCGCTGACGGCGCGGGGTGCCCATCCCGATTTCGTGCATGAGTTCGAGCGCGCCGGGCCATTCGGGGCGGGCAATCCCACGCCGGTCTTTGCCTTTCCCGCCCACCAGATCCGCTTCGCCGACGTGGTGGGAGCGGGCGGACATGTGCGCTGCACGGTGAGTTCGGGGGATGGGGCCAATCTGAAGGCCATCGCCTTCCGCGCGGCGGGGAGCCCGCTGGGCGATGCGCTGCTCAAGGCGCGGGACGGGCAGCGGCTGCATGTCGCCGGCACGCTCAATATCGACCACTGGCAGGGACGCGAAACCGTGCAACTGCGGATCATCGACGCGGCGGTGCCGGGATAG
- a CDS encoding SDR family NAD(P)-dependent oxidoreductase: MAKVAWILGGGSGIGAETAKALSGRGWTVAVSGRREQPLAALAVSHGARPYPLDVTDLDAVRATVPRIVEDLGRIDLMIFSVATKQTTKTGQYGYESYASVIDTNLLGAMRVIDPVVTQMRRQGGGEIALVASVAGYFGLPRSAAYSSGKAAMIALAETMRTELERDNIAVRLISPGFVKTDFTAPNDFPMPFLMDAEEAGRRIADGLLNSKRFEIAFPRRMVYPLKLIAMLPYPLFFAIMKRLLPRGKS, encoded by the coding sequence ATGGCCAAGGTGGCGTGGATACTCGGCGGCGGATCGGGCATCGGGGCGGAAACCGCAAAGGCGCTTTCCGGGCGCGGCTGGACCGTCGCCGTCTCGGGCCGGCGCGAACAGCCGCTCGCCGCCCTTGCCGTCAGCCATGGCGCGCGCCCCTACCCGCTCGACGTCACCGACCTTGATGCCGTCCGCGCCACCGTCCCCCGCATCGTCGAGGATCTGGGCCGGATCGACCTGATGATCTTTTCGGTGGCCACCAAGCAGACCACCAAGACCGGGCAATACGGCTATGAGAGCTATGCCAGCGTCATCGACACCAATCTGCTCGGCGCCATGCGGGTCATCGATCCGGTCGTTACCCAGATGCGGCGCCAAGGTGGCGGCGAGATCGCGCTGGTCGCGTCGGTCGCGGGCTATTTCGGCCTGCCCCGCTCCGCTGCCTATTCCTCGGGCAAGGCGGCGATGATCGCGCTCGCCGAAACCATGCGAACCGAACTCGAACGCGACAACATCGCGGTGCGCCTCATCTCGCCGGGGTTCGTCAAAACCGACTTCACCGCACCCAACGATTTTCCAATGCCGTTTCTCATGGATGCCGAGGAGGCCGGCCGCCGGATCGCCGATGGGCTGCTCAATTCGAAAAGGTTCGAGATCGCCTTCCCGCGCCGCATGGTCTATCCGCTCAAGTTGATCGCCATGCTTCCCTACCCGCTGTTCTTCGCCATCATGAAGCGCCTCCTGCCACGCGGCAAAAGCTAA
- a CDS encoding iron-siderophore ABC transporter substrate-binding protein translates to MWRSFAGALAATALALAPAWAEDSYPVTVEHAFGETVIEEFPERIVTLSWMSQEAIIALGESPVAIQHQIWGGDENGYLPWIKDAYAERGEDLPPTINTTDGVPFEELLTYAPDLIFVPYSGYSQEEYERLSAIAPTVPFKDIPWRGDWQEIIETAGTVLGREDAAQALIADMRDLLQGYAEQYPIIEGKTFAFGGGLGVDGAGMNVYLPHDPRVLLLSDLGLVPAEALHELPADSYTTKISYENLDSIDADVFIAWYNDRETVDTLLANPLFARWRPVAEGHYVPLIDLSYAMALSAPSALSLPWVMDRFVPRLAETLEQETAQ, encoded by the coding sequence ATGTGGAGGAGTTTTGCAGGCGCCCTTGCGGCAACTGCCCTGGCCCTGGCGCCCGCATGGGCAGAGGACAGCTATCCGGTTACCGTCGAACACGCCTTTGGCGAGACGGTGATCGAAGAGTTTCCCGAACGCATCGTGACGTTGAGCTGGATGAGCCAGGAGGCGATCATCGCTCTTGGCGAAAGCCCTGTCGCCATCCAGCACCAGATCTGGGGCGGCGACGAGAACGGCTACCTGCCCTGGATCAAGGACGCTTACGCCGAACGTGGCGAAGACTTGCCGCCCACCATCAACACGACCGATGGCGTGCCTTTCGAGGAGTTGCTGACCTACGCGCCCGATCTGATCTTCGTGCCCTATAGCGGCTATAGCCAGGAGGAATACGAGCGGCTGTCGGCGATTGCGCCCACCGTGCCTTTCAAGGATATTCCCTGGAGGGGCGATTGGCAGGAGATCATCGAAACCGCCGGCACGGTGCTGGGGCGCGAAGACGCGGCCCAGGCTCTGATCGCCGATATGCGGGATTTGCTCCAGGGCTATGCCGAGCAATATCCGATAATCGAGGGCAAAACCTTCGCGTTCGGCGGCGGGCTCGGCGTCGACGGAGCGGGTATGAACGTCTACCTGCCGCACGATCCGCGCGTGCTTTTGCTATCCGATTTGGGATTGGTGCCAGCCGAAGCGCTCCATGAGCTGCCGGCTGACAGCTACACGACCAAGATCAGCTACGAAAACCTCGACAGCATCGACGCCGATGTGTTTATCGCCTGGTACAACGACCGGGAAACGGTGGATACGCTTCTGGCCAATCCGCTGTTTGCCCGCTGGCGGCCCGTGGCCGAGGGGCATTACGTGCCGCTGATCGATCTCTCCTATGCCATGGCGTTGTCCGCGCCCTCGGCCCTCTCGCTTCCCTGGGTAATGGACCGCTTCGTGCCACGCCTTGCCGAAACGCTCGAACAGGAAACCGCACAATGA
- a CDS encoding outer membrane beta-barrel protein — MRKTMFAAAVLAAISVGQASAADALGTTAPYGPYGPTGMSQGGFGGFYAGGNVGYGRGEYSDRTGDTEIGGFMGGAQAGFNADLGGLVVGVEGDYQLSDVKFDETRPVGDNYNAGLNHYGTVRGRAGIDIGGIMPYATGGVAFGDIGYQYENAAGQTVSESEYGWGIAAGAGIEAMTAGNLSLKAEYLYVGFGEYDLGGDTVDANAHTTRVGVNFHF, encoded by the coding sequence ATGCGTAAGACCATGTTCGCTGCGGCCGTTTTGGCGGCCATTTCCGTAGGCCAGGCCAGCGCGGCCGACGCGCTGGGGACGACCGCGCCCTACGGGCCCTATGGGCCCACAGGCATGAGCCAGGGCGGTTTCGGCGGCTTTTATGCCGGCGGCAATGTCGGATATGGCCGGGGCGAGTACTCGGATAGAACCGGCGATACCGAGATCGGCGGTTTTATGGGCGGCGCGCAGGCCGGCTTTAACGCCGATCTCGGCGGTCTGGTCGTCGGCGTCGAGGGCGATTACCAGCTTTCGGACGTAAAATTCGATGAAACCCGCCCTGTCGGTGATAACTACAACGCCGGCCTCAACCACTACGGCACGGTGCGCGGCCGCGCCGGCATCGATATCGGCGGCATCATGCCCTATGCCACAGGCGGCGTCGCCTTCGGCGACATCGGCTACCAGTATGAGAACGCGGCCGGCCAAACCGTCTCGGAATCCGAATATGGCTGGGGCATTGCCGCCGGCGCGGGCATCGAAGCCATGACGGCCGGCAACCTCTCGCTCAAGGCCGAGTATCTTTATGTCGGCTTTGGCGAATACGATCTTGGCGGCGACACGGTGGATGCAAACGCCCACACCACCCGCGTTGGCGTCAACTTCCACTTCTGA
- a CDS encoding STAS/SEC14 domain-containing protein produces MLEFSQVRGNVALVKASGQITGDDIDRIVADTESLLSEYEEIGLIADMTGLESMTAEAIAKDFASQFKFLGDWKRFPKAAVIAEPGWFEGLARTMGAILPQIEVRTFAPEEREQALEFASGVKADRIKG; encoded by the coding sequence ATGCTGGAATTTTCACAAGTGCGGGGCAATGTGGCGCTCGTCAAGGCGAGCGGACAAATCACCGGCGACGATATCGACCGGATCGTCGCCGACACCGAAAGCCTGCTGTCCGAATACGAAGAAATCGGCCTGATCGCCGACATGACCGGCCTCGAAAGCATGACGGCGGAAGCCATCGCCAAGGACTTCGCCTCCCAGTTCAAATTCCTGGGCGATTGGAAACGCTTTCCCAAAGCCGCCGTGATCGCGGAGCCGGGCTGGTTCGAGGGGCTGGCCAGGACCATGGGGGCCATTCTGCCCCAGATCGAAGTCCGAACCTTTGCGCCCGAAGAGCGCGAACAAGCGCTGGAATTTGCCTCGGGCGTAAAAGCGGATCGGATCAAGGGGTGA
- a CDS encoding ABC transporter substrate-binding protein yields MNRFAKFSALVVAGLSFSGAAMAQEWTFTDGAGSTITLPNPPERIVAFSSSAAGLMQFGIEPVGIFTDESTSEKSYAEFDLEGIEVIRTPYNQLQPEALLALDPDLIVTEYWPRTGDYSGGEEMHPEGRFAAVAPIVGVLQGDSAIGLIEDYGTLAEALGADLDAPEIEAQRDAFEIARAALAAAAEAKPGLKVMAASIDADNLYVAAPAGGAELQDFQRWGVNMVEPEAPEGEYWGVLSWENADTYPADVLLLDDRRGSSIREAVEAQPLADLIAGVGAGQVGDWPAWWIRTYAAYTAELEELTALIERSEVVTD; encoded by the coding sequence ATGAATCGTTTTGCGAAGTTTTCGGCCTTAGTAGTTGCGGGTCTTTCTTTTTCCGGCGCGGCAATGGCGCAGGAGTGGACCTTCACGGACGGCGCAGGGAGCACGATTACCCTGCCTAACCCACCCGAGCGGATCGTGGCGTTCTCGTCCTCGGCGGCCGGACTGATGCAGTTCGGAATCGAGCCGGTCGGCATTTTCACTGACGAGAGCACTTCGGAAAAGAGCTATGCCGAATTCGATCTCGAAGGGATCGAGGTGATCCGCACGCCCTACAACCAATTGCAGCCCGAAGCGCTTCTGGCGCTCGATCCGGACCTGATCGTCACCGAATATTGGCCGCGCACGGGCGATTACAGCGGCGGGGAGGAAATGCATCCCGAGGGTAGGTTTGCCGCTGTCGCCCCCATCGTCGGCGTTCTGCAGGGCGATTCCGCGATTGGGCTTATCGAAGATTACGGCACGCTGGCCGAGGCGTTGGGAGCCGATCTGGACGCACCCGAAATCGAAGCGCAGCGCGACGCGTTCGAAATCGCGCGCGCCGCGCTTGCTGCAGCGGCGGAAGCCAAGCCTGGGCTCAAGGTCATGGCCGCTTCGATCGATGCGGACAATCTTTATGTCGCCGCTCCCGCTGGCGGCGCGGAATTGCAGGACTTCCAGCGCTGGGGCGTCAACATGGTGGAGCCCGAGGCGCCCGAAGGCGAATATTGGGGCGTCTTGAGCTGGGAGAACGCCGACACCTATCCCGCGGACGTGCTGCTCCTCGACGACCGCCGTGGGTCCTCGATACGTGAGGCGGTGGAAGCCCAGCCGCTCGCCGATCTGATCGCCGGCGTCGGGGCCGGGCAGGTAGGCGATTGGCCAGCGTGGTGGATCAGGACCTATGCCGCCTATACCGCCGAACTCGAGGAATTGACGGCGCTAATCGAACGCTCCGAGGTGGTCACCGATTGA
- the fepG gene encoding iron-enterobactin ABC transporter permease, producing the protein MSAIDFGRPTRVLRLLDGRLTIRLDTRVIFLVSIMVALAILVTLIALSSGEYPVPVTDVFSALIGQAEARVHMVVVEWRLPRSVLALLLGAALGLSGAIFQSLTRNPLGSPDVIGFNSGAYTGALIVIIGFSGNYYQIAGGALLGGVVTALAVYLLAWRRGVEGFRLIIVGIGMSAMLSSLNTWLMLRADLEVAMAAAVWGAGSLNGLGLDKLWPTLLVLGIFIPAAFILGRPMKQLEMGDDAARALGVMVEPVRLTLLLLGVALTATATAVAGPIAFVALAAPQIARRVTGAAGVAMLPSAAMGALLLAVADLLAQRMFAPTQLPVGVVTVSIGGLYFVWLLVREARRQ; encoded by the coding sequence ATGAGCGCCATCGATTTCGGACGTCCCACCCGGGTCCTGCGCCTGCTCGACGGCAGGCTGACGATCAGGCTCGATACGCGGGTCATCTTTCTCGTTTCGATCATGGTTGCCCTGGCGATCCTCGTGACGCTGATCGCGCTTTCGAGCGGGGAATATCCCGTGCCGGTGACCGACGTGTTTTCCGCGCTGATCGGGCAGGCCGAGGCGCGGGTGCATATGGTGGTGGTCGAATGGCGGCTGCCGCGCTCGGTGCTGGCGCTGCTGCTCGGCGCGGCGCTGGGATTGAGCGGGGCGATCTTCCAATCGCTGACCCGCAACCCGCTGGGCAGCCCCGATGTGATCGGATTCAATTCGGGCGCATATACCGGCGCGCTGATCGTCATCATCGGGTTTTCGGGCAATTACTACCAGATTGCCGGGGGCGCGCTGCTCGGCGGCGTGGTGACGGCGCTGGCGGTCTATCTGCTCGCCTGGCGGCGCGGCGTCGAGGGCTTCCGGCTGATCATCGTCGGTATTGGGATGAGTGCCATGCTCTCCTCGCTCAACACATGGCTGATGCTGCGCGCCGATCTCGAAGTCGCCATGGCGGCGGCGGTGTGGGGCGCCGGTTCGCTCAATGGGCTGGGCCTCGACAAGCTTTGGCCGACCTTGCTGGTTCTGGGGATCTTCATCCCCGCCGCCTTTATTCTCGGCCGGCCGATGAAACAGCTCGAAATGGGGGACGATGCGGCGCGCGCATTGGGGGTGATGGTCGAACCGGTGCGGCTGACGCTGCTGCTGCTCGGGGTGGCGCTGACCGCGACGGCCACCGCCGTAGCCGGGCCGATCGCTTTCGTGGCGCTGGCCGCGCCCCAGATCGCGAGGCGGGTGACCGGGGCGGCGGGCGTTGCCATGCTGCCATCGGCGGCCATGGGAGCATTGCTGCTGGCCGTCGCCGATCTTCTGGCGCAGCGCATGTTCGCGCCCACGCAACTGCCCGTCGGCGTGGTCACCGTCTCGATCGGGGGGCTTTATTTCGTCTGGCTGCTGGTGCGGGAAGCCCGGCGGCAATGA